Proteins co-encoded in one Actinomadura luteofluorescens genomic window:
- a CDS encoding 3-hydroxyanthranilate 3,4-dioxygenase has product MTLPQLSFGRPFNFDAWIEEHRDLLKPPVGNVQVFDDAGLIIMVVGGPNQRTDFHDDPTEEFFYQLKGNMVLRVMEEEGRPPTDLQINEGDVFLLPAHVRHSPQRPEPGSIGLVVEIPRPEGLTEAFEWYCTECHHLVHRAELQVRSIVDDLPPAFEGFYGGDRKCPNCGAVHPGRQWPRSMTPTTAPRV; this is encoded by the coding sequence ATGACCCTGCCCCAGCTGTCGTTCGGACGGCCGTTCAACTTCGACGCCTGGATCGAGGAGCACCGCGACCTGCTGAAGCCGCCGGTCGGCAACGTGCAGGTCTTCGACGACGCCGGGTTGATCATCATGGTGGTCGGCGGCCCCAACCAGCGCACCGACTTCCACGACGACCCGACCGAGGAGTTCTTCTACCAGCTCAAGGGCAACATGGTGCTGCGGGTCATGGAGGAGGAGGGCCGCCCGCCCACCGACCTGCAGATCAACGAGGGCGACGTCTTCCTGCTGCCCGCGCACGTCCGGCACTCGCCGCAGCGGCCTGAGCCCGGGTCGATCGGCCTCGTCGTGGAGATCCCGCGCCCCGAGGGCCTCACGGAGGCGTTCGAGTGGTACTGCACCGAGTGCCACCACCTCGTCCACCGCGCCGAGCTCCAGGTCCGCTCGATCGTGGACGACCTGCCGCCCGCCTTCGAGGGCTTCTACGGCGGCGACAGGAAATGCCCGAACTGCGGCGCGGTGCACCCGGGCCGGCAGTGGCCGCGGTCCATGACCCCGACGACGGCGCCCCGTGTCTGA
- a CDS encoding ABC transporter ATP-binding protein, which yields MGDPPPVTAAEWSEPPQAGLRRLPGLVLGAVRLAVSAAPREFALVTALQAAGGLGLVLPVLGGRRLLDRALGGAGLTAVLAQGAVVLALTALVAVAVAVASSRDEVLSERLNRYAMGRVLDVACAVDLEEFERPAFHNRLERASMSARIRPHQVVQGLGSLTGALMATAGVALALAAIEPLLVPATVAAGAPLWLAGLKSGQVLYGALFRLTPAERERSYLQDVLTSRRAAAEVRAFGLAPHLRSRWEARTRERLGEIRRTVRRRLRITLLARAVSGVALAAVLGPLLARAATGAMPAADAGAAATAVLLLASRLRAAAAGTDQLFEAAPFVRDLGSFLRPPERAPAEPAPPPFQVLTVENLGFRYPAASRPALDGVDLTVKAGQVVALVGENGSGKTTLAKLLSHLYRPGSGRILYDGADVASAAPEELRASVAVLFQDFERYLLPASDNIALGRPERAGDRGAVERAARAAGADPFLRGLPDGYETLLGPEFAGGTDLSGGQWQRVALARAFFRDAPFVILDEPTATLDARAEHDLFERLRDLLAGRTVLLISHRFSTVRTADHIYVLAGGRIAEHGTHASLMAAGGRYAELFALQAEGYLDPAAIPGR from the coding sequence ATGGGCGATCCGCCGCCCGTGACCGCGGCCGAGTGGTCGGAGCCGCCGCAGGCCGGCCTGCGGCGGCTCCCGGGCCTGGTCCTCGGCGCCGTCCGCCTCGCGGTGTCGGCGGCGCCCCGGGAGTTCGCGCTCGTCACCGCGCTGCAGGCGGCCGGCGGCCTCGGCCTGGTGCTGCCCGTCCTCGGCGGGCGGAGGCTGCTGGACCGGGCGCTCGGCGGCGCCGGCCTCACGGCCGTCCTCGCGCAGGGCGCGGTCGTGCTCGCCCTGACCGCCCTCGTCGCCGTGGCGGTCGCGGTCGCCTCGTCCCGCGACGAGGTGCTGAGCGAGCGGCTCAACCGGTACGCGATGGGCCGGGTCCTGGACGTGGCCTGCGCCGTCGACCTCGAGGAGTTCGAGCGGCCCGCGTTCCACAACCGGCTGGAGCGGGCGTCGATGAGCGCGCGGATCCGCCCGCACCAGGTCGTCCAGGGCCTCGGGTCCCTCACCGGCGCGCTGATGGCGACGGCCGGGGTGGCGCTCGCCCTCGCCGCGATCGAACCGCTGCTCGTCCCGGCCACCGTGGCCGCGGGGGCGCCGCTGTGGCTGGCCGGGCTGAAGAGCGGGCAGGTGCTGTACGGCGCGCTGTTCCGGCTGACGCCCGCCGAACGGGAGCGCAGCTACCTGCAGGACGTGCTGACCAGCCGCCGCGCGGCCGCGGAGGTCCGCGCCTTCGGCCTGGCCCCGCACCTGCGGTCCCGCTGGGAGGCCCGCACCCGCGAGCGGCTCGGCGAGATCCGCCGCACCGTGCGCCGCCGGCTGCGCATCACGCTGCTGGCGCGGGCGGTCAGCGGCGTCGCGCTCGCCGCGGTCCTCGGCCCGCTGCTGGCGCGGGCGGCGACCGGCGCCATGCCGGCCGCCGACGCGGGCGCCGCCGCCACGGCCGTCCTGCTGCTGGCCTCCCGCCTCCGCGCGGCCGCGGCGGGCACCGACCAGCTCTTCGAGGCGGCGCCGTTCGTGCGGGACCTCGGGTCTTTCCTCAGGCCCCCGGAGCGGGCGCCCGCCGAGCCGGCGCCGCCGCCGTTCCAGGTGCTCACCGTCGAGAACCTCGGGTTCCGCTACCCCGCGGCGTCCCGCCCTGCCCTGGACGGCGTCGACCTCACGGTCAAGGCGGGGCAGGTCGTCGCGCTGGTGGGCGAGAACGGCTCCGGCAAGACGACCCTGGCGAAGCTGCTGTCGCACCTGTACCGGCCGGGGTCGGGGCGGATCCTGTACGACGGGGCCGACGTCGCGAGCGCCGCCCCGGAGGAACTGCGCGCCTCCGTCGCCGTGCTCTTCCAGGACTTCGAGCGCTACCTGCTGCCGGCGTCCGACAACATCGCGCTGGGCAGGCCGGAGCGCGCCGGCGACCGGGGGGCCGTCGAGCGCGCCGCGCGCGCCGCGGGGGCGGACCCGTTCCTGCGCGGGCTGCCGGACGGCTACGAGACGCTGCTCGGACCGGAGTTCGCCGGAGGCACCGACCTGTCCGGCGGCCAGTGGCAGCGGGTGGCCCTCGCCCGGGCGTTCTTCCGCGACGCGCCGTTCGTCATCCTCGACGAGCCGACCGCAACCCTGGACGCCCGCGCCGAGCACGACCTCTTCGAGCGCCTCAGGGACCTGCTCGCGGGACGGACCGTGCTGCTCATCTCGCACCGCTTCTCGACCGTCCGGACGGCGGACCACATCTATGTGCTCGCCGGCGGCCGGATCGCCGAGCACGGCACCCACGCGTCGCTGATGGCCGCCGGCGGGCGCTACGCCGAGCTCTTCGCCCTCCAGGCGGAGGGGTACCTCGACCCGGCCGCCATACCCGGACGGTGA
- a CDS encoding 2-keto-4-pentenoate hydratase, with the protein MTTNIDAAAERLLGAYAGGTPCAPVRDLIGTADDAYAVQDRLTDRWLGEGRRLAGRKIGLTSRAVQAQIGVDSPDFGMLFADMAVPDGEEVPAGAVLQPRAEAEVALVLERDLTHERHTAADVIRATAFALPAIEVVGSRVRDWDITLADTVADNASSGMYALGNRPVPLKDVDLRLCGMVMERRGEQVSTGNGAACLGHPLNAALWLADTLVRVGRPLRAGDTVLTGALGPVVPAGPGDVFEARIDGLGDVRVAFGKEES; encoded by the coding sequence GTGACCACGAACATCGACGCCGCCGCCGAGCGACTCCTCGGCGCCTACGCCGGCGGCACGCCGTGCGCGCCCGTACGCGACCTGATCGGTACGGCGGACGACGCCTACGCCGTCCAGGACCGGCTGACCGACCGCTGGCTGGGGGAGGGGCGCCGCCTCGCCGGCCGCAAGATCGGCCTGACGTCGCGCGCCGTCCAGGCGCAGATCGGGGTGGACAGCCCCGACTTCGGGATGCTGTTCGCCGACATGGCCGTCCCCGACGGGGAGGAGGTCCCCGCCGGCGCCGTGCTCCAGCCGCGCGCCGAGGCGGAGGTCGCCCTCGTGCTGGAGCGCGACCTGACCCACGAGCGGCACACCGCCGCCGACGTGATCCGCGCGACGGCGTTCGCGCTGCCCGCCATCGAGGTGGTGGGCAGCCGCGTCCGCGACTGGGACATCACGCTCGCCGACACGGTCGCCGACAACGCCTCCTCCGGCATGTACGCGCTGGGCAACCGGCCCGTCCCGCTCAAGGACGTCGACCTGCGCCTGTGCGGGATGGTGATGGAGCGCCGCGGCGAGCAGGTCTCGACCGGCAACGGCGCCGCCTGCCTCGGGCATCCGCTGAACGCCGCGCTCTGGCTCGCCGACACCCTCGTCCGCGTGGGCCGCCCGCTGCGCGCGGGCGACACCGTCCTGACCGGCGCGCTCGGCCCGGTGGTCCCGGCCGGCCCGGGCGACGTGTTCGAGGCGCGCATCGACGGGCTCGGCGACGTCCGCGTCGCGTTCGGCAAGGAGGAGTCCTGA
- a CDS encoding 2-hydroxymuconic semialdehyde dehydrogenase has product MKAEHYVGGVFRSDGPAFPLIAPVDGTELGAVPEATREVVDDAVAAARAALKGPWGAMAAEERAAALRRVADGVQARFEEFVDAEVADTGRPRAFAETVDVPRAVGNFRAYADLLYGRPERAYTTRVPGWSSGTGEALNYTVRRPLGVVAVVSPWNLPLLLSTWKIAPALACGNAVVAKPSEETPSTATLLARVMDDAGLPPGVFNLVHGHGPGAAGEFLTGHPGVDAIAFTGESATGAAIMRNAADHVTPVSFELGGKNPALVFADADLDAAVDGTVRSCFTHSGQICLCTERVYVERPVFEEFVSRLGERARALDGYGPMISAGHRDKVLSYLRLAREEGATVVAGGGAPEFGDARDGGFHVQPTVLTGLPETARAVREEIFGPVCHVAPFDTEDEALALANDSPYGLAATVWTRDLSRAHRVAPRVETGIVWVNCWNLRDLRTPFGGVKASGIGREGGEYSLDFFSEPVNVCVQI; this is encoded by the coding sequence ATGAAGGCTGAGCACTACGTCGGCGGGGTGTTCCGTTCGGACGGTCCGGCCTTCCCCCTCATCGCGCCGGTGGACGGCACCGAGCTGGGCGCCGTCCCCGAGGCCACGCGGGAGGTCGTGGACGACGCCGTGGCCGCGGCCCGTGCCGCGCTGAAGGGCCCCTGGGGCGCGATGGCCGCCGAGGAGCGGGCCGCGGCGCTGCGGCGCGTCGCCGACGGCGTCCAGGCGCGGTTCGAGGAGTTCGTCGACGCCGAGGTCGCCGACACCGGCAGGCCCCGCGCGTTCGCCGAGACCGTCGACGTGCCGCGCGCCGTCGGCAACTTCCGCGCCTACGCCGACCTGCTGTACGGGCGCCCGGAACGGGCCTACACCACGCGGGTCCCGGGGTGGAGCTCGGGGACGGGCGAGGCGCTCAACTACACCGTGCGCCGGCCGCTCGGGGTGGTGGCGGTCGTCTCGCCGTGGAACCTCCCGCTGCTGCTGTCGACCTGGAAGATCGCGCCCGCGCTCGCGTGCGGGAACGCCGTGGTGGCCAAGCCGTCGGAGGAGACGCCCTCCACCGCGACGCTGCTCGCCCGGGTGATGGACGACGCGGGCCTTCCCCCTGGCGTGTTCAACCTGGTGCACGGGCACGGCCCCGGCGCGGCCGGGGAGTTCCTCACCGGGCACCCCGGGGTGGACGCGATCGCGTTCACCGGCGAGTCGGCCACCGGCGCCGCGATCATGCGCAACGCCGCCGACCACGTCACCCCCGTCTCGTTCGAGCTGGGCGGCAAGAACCCCGCGCTCGTCTTCGCCGACGCCGACCTGGACGCCGCCGTCGACGGCACGGTCCGCTCCTGCTTCACCCACTCCGGGCAGATCTGCCTGTGCACCGAGCGCGTCTACGTGGAGCGCCCCGTCTTCGAGGAGTTCGTCTCGAGGCTCGGCGAGCGGGCCCGCGCGCTGGACGGCTACGGGCCGATGATCTCGGCCGGGCACCGCGACAAGGTCCTGTCGTACCTCCGGCTCGCCCGCGAGGAGGGCGCCACGGTCGTCGCCGGCGGCGGCGCCCCCGAGTTCGGGGACGCGCGGGACGGCGGCTTCCACGTCCAGCCGACCGTCCTCACCGGGCTCCCCGAGACCGCCCGGGCCGTGCGGGAGGAGATCTTCGGGCCGGTCTGCCACGTCGCGCCGTTCGACACCGAGGACGAGGCCCTCGCGCTCGCCAACGACAGCCCCTACGGGCTCGCCGCCACGGTGTGGACGCGGGACCTGTCGCGCGCCCACCGGGTGGCGCCGCGTGTCGAGACCGGGATCGTCTGGGTGAACTGCTGGAACCTGCGCGACCTGCGCACCCCGTTCGGCGGCGTCAAGGCGTCCGGGATCGGCAGGGAGGGGGGAGAGTACTCCCTGGACTTCTTCTCCGAGCCCGTCAACGTCTGCGTCCAGATCTGA
- the kynU gene encoding kynureninase — MTLEDEARRLDETDPLPTLRGEFLVPPAPGGPYAEAAYFAGNSLGLQPRSVAGRLREELDDWARLAVEAHTQGRRPWVDYHELLRGPAARLVGALPHEVVAMNSLTVNLHLMMASFYRPAGTRTRILIEDAAFPSDSYAVASQAVHHGLDPAGTVVRLRPRDGEDVLRTEDVLAYLDREGGTVALVLLGGVNYLTGQLMDMAAITKAGRAAGAVVGWDLAHAAGNVPLRLHDWDVDFAAWCTYKYLNGGPGAVAGCFVHERHVRDASVPKLAGWWGTDPAVRFRMDPDIAPPASADAWQLSNPPIMALAPVLASLEIFDRVGMDALRARSERLTGYLADRLAEAGAEVVTPSDPAARGAQLSVRVPDAVGLVRRLAEAHGVVADAREPDVVRFAPVPLYCTFHDCHRAAAALADLL, encoded by the coding sequence GTGACCCTGGAGGACGAGGCGCGGCGCCTCGACGAGACCGATCCGCTGCCCACGCTGCGCGGGGAGTTCCTCGTCCCGCCCGCGCCCGGCGGGCCCTACGCGGAGGCCGCGTACTTCGCGGGCAACTCCCTCGGGCTCCAGCCGAGGAGCGTGGCGGGGCGGCTCCGCGAGGAGCTGGACGACTGGGCGCGGCTCGCCGTCGAGGCCCACACGCAGGGGCGCCGCCCCTGGGTGGACTACCACGAGCTGCTGCGCGGGCCCGCCGCCCGCCTCGTGGGCGCGCTGCCGCACGAGGTCGTCGCGATGAACTCGCTGACGGTGAACCTGCACCTGATGATGGCGAGCTTCTACCGGCCCGCCGGTACGCGGACCCGCATCCTCATCGAGGACGCGGCGTTCCCGTCCGACTCCTACGCGGTGGCGAGCCAGGCCGTCCACCACGGCCTCGACCCGGCCGGGACGGTCGTGCGGCTCAGGCCCCGCGACGGCGAGGACGTCCTGCGCACCGAGGACGTCCTCGCGTACCTCGACCGGGAGGGCGGCACGGTCGCGCTGGTCCTGCTCGGCGGGGTCAACTATCTGACCGGGCAGCTCATGGACATGGCGGCGATCACCAAGGCGGGCCGGGCCGCGGGCGCGGTCGTCGGGTGGGACCTCGCCCACGCCGCCGGGAACGTCCCCCTGCGGCTGCACGACTGGGACGTGGACTTCGCAGCCTGGTGCACCTACAAGTACCTCAACGGCGGTCCCGGCGCCGTCGCGGGATGCTTCGTCCACGAGCGGCACGTCCGGGACGCCTCCGTGCCGAAGCTGGCGGGCTGGTGGGGCACCGACCCCGCCGTCCGTTTCCGGATGGACCCCGACATCGCGCCGCCCGCCTCCGCCGACGCCTGGCAGCTGTCCAACCCGCCGATCATGGCGCTCGCCCCGGTGCTGGCCTCCCTGGAGATCTTCGACCGGGTGGGGATGGACGCGCTGCGCGCCAGGAGCGAGCGCCTGACCGGCTACCTGGCGGACCGGCTCGCCGAGGCCGGCGCCGAGGTCGTCACGCCGTCCGACCCGGCGGCGCGCGGCGCGCAGTTGTCGGTGCGGGTGCCGGACGCGGTCGGGCTCGTCCGGCGGCTCGCCGAGGCGCACGGTGTCGTCGCCGACGCGCGCGAGCCCGATGTCGTCCGTTTCGCGCCCGTCCCGCTGTACTGCACCTTCCACGACTGCCACCGCGCCGCGGCGGCCCTCGCGGATCTTCTTTAG
- a CDS encoding cold-shock protein, whose protein sequence is MAEGTVKWFNAEKGFGFIAPDGGGPDVFVHYSAITTNGYRSLDENQRVGFEITQGQKGPQAEGVYPL, encoded by the coding sequence ATGGCCGAAGGCACCGTGAAGTGGTTCAACGCTGAGAAGGGCTTCGGGTTCATCGCGCCCGACGGCGGCGGCCCCGACGTGTTCGTCCACTACTCGGCGATCACGACCAACGGCTACCGCAGCCTCGACGAGAACCAGCGCGTCGGGTTCGAGATCACCCAGGGCCAGAAGGGCCCGCAGGCCGAGGGCGTCTACCCGCTCTAA
- a CDS encoding 2-keto-4-pentenoate hydratase — MVDVHALAAALDDAARDVRAIPKLTARTPLDVATAYAVQRAGIERRRRRGERLAGVKMGFTSRAKMVQMGVDDVIWGLLTDGMAAEGAVDVSRLVHPRIEPEIAYLIGREVRSAAEVESAVAGVAVGFEVLDSRYEDFAFTLPDVIADNASAARFGVGAWHAPRDLSNAGLLLEIDGRPVQTGSSAAILGDPARSLRAAARLALGAGMTLEPGWIVLAGAATAAVPLPKDAHVRVVGAGLGAVEVTT, encoded by the coding sequence ATGGTGGACGTGCACGCCCTCGCGGCGGCGCTCGACGACGCCGCCCGGGACGTCCGGGCGATCCCCAAGCTGACCGCCCGGACTCCGCTGGACGTCGCCACGGCGTACGCGGTGCAGCGCGCCGGGATCGAGCGGCGGCGCCGCAGGGGCGAGCGGCTCGCCGGGGTGAAGATGGGGTTCACCAGCCGCGCCAAGATGGTCCAGATGGGCGTGGACGACGTCATCTGGGGCCTGCTGACCGACGGCATGGCCGCCGAGGGGGCGGTGGACGTGTCCCGCCTCGTCCATCCGCGGATCGAGCCCGAGATCGCCTACCTGATCGGGCGGGAGGTCCGCTCCGCCGCCGAGGTCGAGTCCGCCGTGGCCGGCGTCGCGGTCGGGTTCGAGGTGCTCGACTCCCGCTACGAGGACTTCGCGTTCACGCTCCCGGACGTCATCGCCGACAACGCCTCGGCGGCGCGGTTCGGCGTCGGCGCCTGGCACGCGCCTCGCGACCTGTCCAACGCCGGGCTGCTGCTGGAGATCGACGGGCGGCCGGTGCAGACGGGCTCGTCCGCCGCGATCCTCGGGGACCCGGCGCGGTCGCTGCGGGCGGCGGCCCGGCTCGCGCTCGGCGCCGGGATGACTTTGGAGCCGGGCTGGATCGTCCTCGCCGGCGCCGCGACGGCCGCCGTCCCGCTGCCGAAGGACGCCCACGTCCGGGTCGTCGGGGCGGGCCTGGGCGCCGTGGAGGTGACGACCTGA
- a CDS encoding LysR substrate-binding domain-containing protein, which produces MRAIDLLNGRLKLRHLVLVVAIADHGSVLRAAEHLRLAQPAVTRSLREVEGVLGVELFTRGPRGMTPTMFGDAFVEHARAVLAELRRAGERISGLADGEVGTVTIGTLLAGSSVLLPRAIAALKRDRPGITVIVQEATFDAQVPRLLDGEIDLILGRLNPIGDLRGLRQITLYGEPVRLVARLGHPARSVPDLGLADLLAYPWVLPLERTALRSELEQVFRAGGLDPPGDLVECTSVLTVRTLVRDTDMIAALPELVARTDADIAPLPVPLETVRRQVGVTLPARRAPTPSARLMLDHLRRAAAEITAG; this is translated from the coding sequence ATGCGCGCGATCGACCTGCTCAACGGACGGCTCAAGCTGCGGCACCTGGTGCTCGTCGTCGCCATCGCCGACCACGGCAGCGTCCTGCGGGCCGCCGAGCATCTTCGCCTCGCGCAGCCCGCGGTGACGCGGAGCCTGCGCGAGGTCGAGGGCGTCCTCGGCGTCGAGCTGTTCACCCGCGGCCCGCGCGGCATGACCCCGACGATGTTCGGCGACGCGTTCGTCGAGCACGCCCGCGCCGTCCTGGCCGAGCTCCGCCGCGCCGGCGAGCGCATCAGCGGCCTGGCCGACGGCGAGGTCGGCACGGTCACGATCGGCACCCTGCTCGCCGGCTCCAGCGTCCTGCTCCCCCGCGCGATCGCGGCGCTCAAGCGCGACCGCCCCGGCATCACCGTGATCGTCCAGGAGGCCACCTTCGACGCGCAGGTCCCCCGGCTTCTGGACGGCGAGATCGACCTGATCCTCGGCCGCCTCAACCCGATCGGCGACCTGCGCGGCCTGCGCCAGATCACCCTCTACGGCGAACCCGTCCGCCTCGTCGCCCGCCTCGGCCATCCGGCGCGCTCCGTTCCGGACCTCGGCCTGGCCGACCTGCTCGCCTACCCGTGGGTGCTGCCGCTGGAGCGGACGGCGCTGCGGTCGGAGCTGGAGCAGGTCTTCCGCGCCGGCGGCCTTGACCCGCCCGGCGACCTCGTCGAGTGCACCTCCGTGCTGACCGTCCGCACCCTCGTCCGCGACACCGACATGATCGCCGCCCTGCCCGAGCTGGTCGCGCGGACCGACGCCGACATCGCGCCGCTCCCGGTGCCGCTGGAGACCGTCCGCCGCCAGGTGGGCGTCACGCTGCCCGCGCGGCGCGCCCCGACCCCGTCCGCCCGGCTGATGCTGGACCACCTGCGCCGCGCGGCCGCCGAGATCACCGCGGGCTGA
- a CDS encoding amidohydrolase family protein — protein MSDGASVTVFDVHTHVFPVIGRDEGRLLADEGQPWLRVDGGGAGMMMCGDAEYRPVGEALWDAARRVADMDAAGVDRQAVSSTPLMFGYAAEPSRAADWCDFVNERILAFCSDVPDRLLPLCQVPLQDPELACEVAKRAAAAGHRGVHIGNHVGDRNLDDEGTTAFLAYCAELGLPVLAHPWDMLGADRMRGHMLPWLSGMPAETQLSILGLMLSGAFERLPESLRLCFCHGGGSFAFLLGRADNAWHRRDIVRADSPRPPSEYVGRFHVDSAVFDPRALRLLVDVMGPERVMLGTDYPFPLGEKDPGATIRACPGLDGAERALLLGGNAEAFFAPAHDLVTTEGMTQ, from the coding sequence GTGTCTGACGGGGCCTCGGTGACGGTCTTCGACGTCCACACGCACGTCTTCCCGGTGATCGGCCGCGACGAGGGGCGGTTGCTCGCCGACGAGGGCCAGCCGTGGCTGCGCGTCGACGGCGGAGGCGCCGGCATGATGATGTGCGGCGACGCCGAGTACCGGCCCGTCGGGGAGGCGCTCTGGGACGCCGCGCGCCGCGTGGCCGACATGGACGCCGCCGGCGTCGACCGGCAGGCCGTCTCGTCCACGCCGCTGATGTTCGGGTACGCGGCCGAGCCGTCCCGCGCCGCCGACTGGTGCGACTTCGTGAACGAGCGCATCCTGGCGTTCTGCTCGGACGTCCCCGACCGGCTCCTGCCGCTCTGCCAGGTGCCGCTCCAGGATCCGGAGCTCGCCTGCGAGGTCGCCAAGCGGGCCGCCGCCGCCGGGCACCGCGGCGTCCACATCGGCAACCACGTCGGCGACCGCAACCTCGACGACGAGGGGACCACGGCGTTCCTCGCGTACTGCGCGGAACTCGGCCTGCCGGTCCTGGCGCACCCGTGGGACATGCTCGGCGCCGACCGGATGCGCGGCCACATGCTGCCGTGGCTGTCCGGCATGCCCGCCGAAACGCAGCTGAGCATCCTCGGGCTGATGCTGTCGGGGGCGTTCGAGCGGCTCCCCGAGTCCCTGCGGCTGTGCTTCTGCCACGGCGGCGGCAGCTTCGCCTTCCTGCTCGGGCGGGCCGACAACGCCTGGCACCGCCGCGACATCGTGCGCGCCGACTCGCCGCGTCCCCCGTCGGAGTACGTCGGCCGGTTCCACGTCGACTCGGCCGTGTTCGACCCGCGCGCGCTGCGGCTGCTCGTGGACGTGATGGGTCCCGAACGCGTCATGCTCGGCACCGACTACCCGTTCCCGCTCGGCGAGAAGGACCCGGGCGCGACGATCCGGGCGTGCCCCGGCCTGGACGGCGCCGAGCGCGCCCTGCTGCTCGGCGGCAACGCGGAGGCGTTCTTCGCGCCCGCCCACGACCTGGTGACCACCGAAGGAATGACGCAGTGA
- a CDS encoding RidA family protein, whose amino-acid sequence MDDAILVEGKAPPRGRFPHLRRAGDLVFVSGTSSRRPDGTFAGASADAMGVTDLDVREQTRAVIENIRDLLEAAGGGLSDVVSVTTYLVSMNDFGGYNEVYGEYFDETGPARTTVAVHQLPHPHLLIEISCVAHIPQATRTGKEGGA is encoded by the coding sequence ATGGACGACGCGATCCTCGTCGAGGGCAAGGCCCCGCCGCGCGGCCGGTTCCCGCACCTGCGGCGGGCGGGCGACCTGGTGTTCGTGTCCGGGACGAGCTCGCGCCGCCCGGACGGGACGTTCGCCGGGGCGAGCGCCGACGCGATGGGCGTGACCGACCTCGACGTCCGGGAGCAGACCCGCGCCGTCATCGAGAACATCCGCGACCTGCTGGAGGCGGCGGGCGGCGGCCTGTCCGACGTCGTCAGCGTGACCACCTACCTGGTGAGCATGAACGACTTCGGCGGCTACAACGAGGTCTACGGGGAGTACTTCGACGAGACCGGCCCCGCCCGCACGACCGTCGCCGTCCACCAGCTCCCGCACCCGCACCTGCTCATCGAGATCTCGTGCGTCGCGCACATCCCGCAGGCGACGCGGACCGGAAAGGAGGGCGGAGCATGA
- a CDS encoding MvdC/MvdD family ATP grasp protein, whose product MGGEAEVLVLTQDFDPTVDPVVRSLTAKGARVVRVDTSYFPRSLSFTTSDFDGADRAVMRHHDGDIDREVDLAALAGVWYRRPTAFDFGEEMGEAEREFARHEALHGIGGILRSTDCLWMNRPDLDAVADLKPYQLKLAKQAGLRVPRTLLTNDPDEVARLIKQEGEGSLVYKSLSGGVVHYPGAFPSGLYTAVLGEEIHDHLPRVRHTLCQFQEYIEKAYEVRLTIIGDAYFPVVIDSQGAERTRIDWRADTELRYGDYRPLPEDVVRRTQALMDRLGLVYAAVDFIVTPDGEHVFLESNPNGQFMWMQNDLGLPLGDRIADLLMRGGPFRRGEVEQVGY is encoded by the coding sequence GTGGGCGGCGAGGCCGAGGTCCTGGTCCTCACGCAGGACTTCGACCCCACGGTCGACCCGGTCGTCCGGAGCCTCACGGCGAAGGGCGCCCGGGTCGTCCGGGTGGACACGAGCTACTTCCCGCGCAGCCTGAGCTTCACCACGTCCGACTTCGACGGCGCCGACCGGGCGGTGATGCGCCACCACGACGGCGACATCGACCGGGAGGTCGACCTGGCCGCCCTGGCCGGCGTCTGGTACCGGCGGCCCACCGCCTTCGACTTCGGCGAGGAGATGGGCGAGGCCGAACGCGAGTTCGCCCGCCACGAGGCCCTGCACGGCATCGGCGGCATCCTGCGCTCGACCGACTGCCTCTGGATGAACCGCCCCGACCTGGACGCGGTCGCCGACCTCAAGCCGTACCAGCTCAAGCTCGCCAAGCAGGCGGGGCTCCGCGTCCCGCGGACGCTGCTGACCAACGACCCCGACGAGGTCGCCCGGCTGATCAAGCAGGAGGGCGAGGGCTCGCTCGTCTACAAGTCCCTCAGCGGCGGGGTGGTCCACTACCCCGGCGCGTTCCCCTCCGGCCTCTACACCGCCGTGCTCGGCGAGGAGATCCACGACCACCTCCCCCGGGTGCGGCACACCCTCTGCCAGTTCCAGGAGTACATCGAGAAGGCCTACGAGGTCCGGCTCACGATCATCGGCGACGCCTACTTCCCCGTCGTGATCGACTCGCAGGGCGCGGAGCGGACGCGGATCGACTGGCGCGCCGACACCGAGCTGCGCTACGGCGACTACCGGCCGCTGCCGGAGGACGTCGTGCGGCGCACGCAGGCGCTGATGGACCGGCTCGGGCTCGTCTACGCGGCGGTCGACTTCATCGTCACCCCGGACGGCGAGCACGTCTTCCTCGAATCGAACCCGAACGGCCAGTTCATGTGGATGCAGAACGACCTCGGCCTGCCGCTCGGCGACCGCATCGCGGACCTGCTGATGCGGGGCGGCCCGTTCCGGCGCGGTGAGGTGGAGCAGGTCGGCTACTGA